GGGCAATTCCGGCAGATTCCGCTGTGCTCACCGATGAAGCGGCGGAGCGCACGATCGTGACTCGCGCCCCGCCGGAAGACATTCTGCGCGATCTCGGCGGGCGCGGCATCATGCACGTTCTGTGCGAGGGCGGCGGCGAGCTTTCCGGCGCGCTGATCCGCGCCGGTTTGGTCGACGAACTTCTGATTTTTATGGCGCCGGCAATTCTCGGCGGTGCCGGCATTCCAATGTTCGGCAAGCGGGGCTGGATGCTGGACGATATGCCGCAACTGGTTTTTAATGATGTTGAACGGTTGGGAGAAGATATTTTAATTAAGGCAGCTATGTCGAAAGTCTGAACGTCGCCGGTCGAATGTCGAGACCTTGGGCATTCAGAGCTGCGACTGAAGAAAGGAGTGTTTATGTTTACCGGAATTATTCAACGGCTGGGAAAAGTAACCGATGTGACGATGAGCGGCGAAGCGGGACGGATTACACTGGAACCGAACCGTCCGTTTGATTCGCCGGTCAATCTCGGCGACAGCATCGCAGTGAACGGAACATGCCTGACGGTTGCGGCCATGGGCGAAAACAGTTTTTCATTTGACGTGCTTAAAGAGACATTTGATAAGACAAATCTCGGCGAAAAAACCGCCGGTTCGATGGTCAATCTGGAACGCGCGCTGGCGCTCGGCGATACGCTTGGCGGACACATTGTTACCGGCCATGTCGACGGCACCGGGGTTGTCCGCAAAATTGAGCGCGTCGACCGCGATTTTAAATTTACCATCGAAGCGCCGCCGGAGATGTTAATGCTGATGGTGTATAAAGGTTCGATTGCACTCAACGGAATTTCGCTGACGGTTGCGGAGCTAACGGACGATGGTTTTGTGGTGCACATCATTCCGCATACCATTGAAGAAACCGATATGTCTGAGTTTAAGATCGGCACGAAAGTGAACCTTGAAGCGGATATCCTCGGTAAACATGTGCAGCGCATTCTTGAATTCGGCGGCGGGCAGGAATACCGGGTCCGCTTTGAAAACATGAATGTTGCGAAATAATTTTTTGACCGGATAACAGGAGCTCTCAGATATTATAAATCCTGTAATCCTGTCTAAAATTTCAAATAGAAAGGACAATACAATGACAGAAAATGAAATGTTGAAAATTTTTGAAGATACAAAAGCGCTGCTGAACGGTCACTTTGAACTGCGCTCCAAACTGCATTCAGACAAATTTTTCCAATGCGCGCTGCTGTTGCAGTATCCGCGCATTGCCGCGCAGGTTTGCGCCGCGCTGGCGGAGAAGATGAAGACGACTCCCGGACTGACGGAGGTGGATACGGTCATTTCTCCGGCGCTCGGCGGAATTCCGGTTGGACACGAAGTTGCGCGCGCGCTGGACAAACGTTTTATCTTTGTTGAAAAAAATGCCGACAAAATGCTGGAGCTGCGCCGGTTTAAAATTGAAGCGGGCGAACGGTTTCTGGTGGCTGAAGATGTGATCACGCGCGGCGGCCGCGTGCAGGAAACGGTT
This genomic window from Kiritimatiellales bacterium contains:
- a CDS encoding riboflavin synthase codes for the protein MFTGIIQRLGKVTDVTMSGEAGRITLEPNRPFDSPVNLGDSIAVNGTCLTVAAMGENSFSFDVLKETFDKTNLGEKTAGSMVNLERALALGDTLGGHIVTGHVDGTGVVRKIERVDRDFKFTIEAPPEMLMLMVYKGSIALNGISLTVAELTDDGFVVHIIPHTIEETDMSEFKIGTKVNLEADILGKHVQRILEFGGGQEYRVRFENMNVAK
- the pyrE gene encoding orotate phosphoribosyltransferase, which encodes MTENEMLKIFEDTKALLNGHFELRSKLHSDKFFQCALLLQYPRIAAQVCAALAEKMKTTPGLTEVDTVISPALGGIPVGHEVARALDKRFIFVEKNADKMLELRRFKIEAGERFLVAEDVITRGGRVQETVDIVEQHGGIVKSIGVLVDRSGGKAQFNYPLVSLLNIEPVTWEPAECPLCKQGQPLIHPGS